The sequence below is a genomic window from Campylobacter ornithocola.
AATGTGTTGCAGTAAAAAATTGCAGAAATATTACTAAAAAAGACTTGAAATTTAATGATAAAGTTCAAGATATAGAAGTAAATCCACAAACTTATGAAGTAAAAATAAATGGTGAGCTTATTAGCTCTAAGAGTGTTGATTCTTTAGCTTTAGCTAGAAAATATTTTATGATTTAATGATTTTACTTCAAAATAAAATAACGCATTATGATTTAAACAAAGAATGCGATTTTTTAGAACTTAGTTGGTTTGATACTTTTAAAAAGATATTAAGAACAACAACTTTAAAAGGACTAGATGTCGCTATAAAAATGCCTGATAATAAAGGTTTAAATCATAATGATTGTTTATATGATGAGGATTTTTTGATTTTAGTGAAGATTAAACCTGAAAAGGTTTTAAAAATTCATATAGAAAATGAATACAACCTTGCTTTAATAAGTTATCAAGTGGGCAATATGCATTTAAATTTATTTTATAAAGATCATAAACTTCTTACTTTAGAACAAAACTCTATTATAAGGTTTTTAGAAAAATTTAATATAAAATACGAAAAATGTGAGGAAATTTTAGAGCCAAAATATATGCTTGATATGCCAAGTTTTATCCAAGTTGATCCAAATTTTAAACTTATTAAAGAATAAAGATGAATAAATTAAATTTTTTACTTTTACAAATTAGTGATTCTTCTTTTCCTATAGGAGCTTTTTCACATTCTTTTGGTTTAGAATCTTATGTGAATTTTGCTTATATAAAAAATATAGAAGATGCTAAAAAAGTTTTAAAAACTCAGCTTTATTCTAATATTTTGTATTTTGAACTTTTAGCTTTGAAAATAGCTTATGAAAATGCAAATGATGTAGAAAATTTACTAATTTATCAAAGAAAATTTTTATCAAGTATAGTTGCAAAAGAACAAAGTCAAGCTTATATTTTTTTAGCTAAACGCTTCGTAAAAAATGTCAGTCTTTATGGATTATCAAATCCTTTATTAAATCAATACATTAAAGAAAATCAAACTCCTATTTATCCTTTTGTGTATGCTTTATTTTGTAAAGATAATGAGCTTGATTTTATGTATGAAAGTTTTTTGTTTGCTTTAATGAGTAATTTTATTAATATTCTTGTGAAAATTGTGCCTTTATCACAAAATGAAGGGCAGATTTTACTTTTTCAACTACAGCAAGATTTTCAAAATGTTCTTTCTAAATTACAAAATTTAAGTTTAAAAGATTGGTGTGAAAATCACAATATCTTAAATGATTATTTGGGTATAAAACACCAAAATTTAGCATTTAAAATTTATATTTCTTAAAAGGGTTATAATGGTTAAAATAGGCATAGGTGGTCCTGTGGGTAGTGGTAAAACAGCTTTGGTATTAAATTTATGTCAGGCTTTAAAAGATAAGTTTTCTTTGGCTGTGATTACGAATGATATTTATACAAATGAAGATGCAAATTTTTTAATCAAACAAGGCGTTCTTGAAAAAGAAAGAATCATAGGAGTGCAAACTGGAGGTTGTCCTCATACAGCTATTAGAGAAGATGCTTCTTGTAATCTTGAAGCTGTTGAACTTTTACAAGAGCGTTTTAGTGATTTAGATCTTATTTTTATAGAAAGTGGTGGAGATAATTTATCGATGACTTTTTCACCTGAACTTGTGGATTTTTTTATTTTTGTTATAGATGTTGCTCAAGGAGAAAAAATTCCACGCAAAGGTGGTCCTGCTATTTGCAGGTCTGATTTAATGATTATCAACAAAATAGACTTAGCTCCTTATGTGAATGCTTCTTTGAAAATCATGCAAGAAGATACTTTAAAAATGCGTGGTAATAGACCTTTTATCATGAGTAATCTTCAAACTAAAGAAGGTTTAAAAGAAATTGTTACTTGGATTAAAAAATACACACTTTTAAAGGATTGATTTGTTTACTCAAAAGAGTGTTTTTAAACTTACATTAGATACTATCAATGAAAAAACTATTATAAAAAATTCTTTTTTTACTCCTCCCTTTAAGCTTATGAGAAATTTTTATGATAAAAAATTAACTAGTATATATGTTTTAAATTCTAGTGCTGGAATTTTCAAAGAAGATCATCTAAGTTTTAAAATTATGTGTAAGAAAAATACAAATACTGCTATACTTACACAAAGTTATGAAAAGGTATATGATACTAAAGATTCTTTTGCGAGTAAAAATATTGATTTTACTCTTGAAGAAAATGCAAGCTTTTTTTATATGCCAAAGCCACTTTTACTTCAAGAAAATGCAAATTTTTTACAAAATACAAAGATTAACCTAGCTTCTTTTTCAAAATTGGTTTATGTTGATTTTGTTATTTTTGGTAGAGTAGCTATGAATGAAAAATTTGCTTTTAAAAATTATGATAGTTTAACTCAAATTTATAGAAATGACACTTTGATTTTAAATGATAAAATTAAAATCAATCCTTCTTATATGAGAGAAAATGAATTAAATTTTTTTGCAAATTATACGCATTATTTGAGTATTTATCTTTTTGGATATGATGAGTTTTATGAAGAATTAAAAGTTTCATTTGATGATATAAATCAACTTTTTTATGAGGGTTTGTGTATAAAAATTCTTAGCAATGAAAGTGAAAAATTACTTTTACTTCAAGATAAGCTTTTTAAATTTTGTCAAAATAAAATATAAAATATTGTGGTATTATAAAATTTTTAAAAACAAACTAAGGATTGTAAATGCGATATGGTGAAAAAGAAATCAAAGAATTTAGCGTAGAAAATATGGAAGTTTGGCCAAATGATGCTAAAAACGATTATGTGATTAAAATTACTTTGCCTGAATTTATGTGTTGTTGTCCGCGTAGTGGATATCCTGATTTTGCTACTATTTATCTTGAATATATACCAAATAAATTAGTAGTTGAACTTAAAGCTATAAAACTTTATATTAATACCTTTATGTATAAAAATATTTCACACGAAGCGAGTATTAATGAAATTTATAACACTTTAAAAGAAAAACTTGATCCAAAATGGATAAAAGTAGTAGGTGATTTTAACCCTCGTGGTAATGTTCATACCGTGATTGAATGCAGATCTGATTTAGTAGTACCACAAAATTAAGTTTTTATTAAAAATAAAAGGATATATTAACTCTTATTTTAAGGAGGAAAATATGAAATTAAAATTATTTAGTTTAGTTGCAAGTGTGGCTTTGGTTTCAAATTTAGCTTTAGCTGATGAAAATTCAGGTTTGCTTTTAGGTATTGATGCAGGATGGTTTCATACTAAAGTAAGATCTGATCTTGATCATAGTAAAACAAAAAATGTTAAATATAATGGTGATTTAGAAGGTAACATCCCTGTTTTTGGTTTAAGAGTTGGTTATCGCTTCAATGAAAACCATAGACTTTATGGTGCTTATAATTATTCAAGTGAATTTAGTGATGTAATCAATACCACAAGATTTAAAATTGATGGAGAATTTACTACACATAAATTTTTACTTGGTTATGATTTTACTCCAAAAATCTTTGAAAAAACAAGAGCAGTTTTAGGTGTATATGGTGGTTATGCAAGAACAGACATTACTTTAAAAACAAACTTTTTATCTTTATCTCAAAACTTTGATGGCTATACTTATGGAGCAAAAATTGGTGCTTTATATGAGTTAAATCAAGCAAATGAAATTGAGTTTGGTTTTAAAGCTGAACAAACTCATTATAATACAAGAAATTTTTACCAAAATGTAGTAGGCTCGAACTTTTATGATCCTAAACAAACAAATTATGGTTTGTATCTAGGATATACTTATAAATTTTAAGGAGAATTTATGCCAAAAGATGCAAATGGAACTGAGCTTAATGCAGGTGATAGTGTAAGTGTTGTGAAAGATTTAAAGGTTAAAGGTGCAAGTACTACTTTAAAACGTGGTACAACTATAAAAAATATTAAACTTACAAATAAAGACACTGAAATTGAAGCTAAGGTGGATAAATTTGGTGTGATTGTTTTAAAAACTGAATTTCTTAAAAAAATATAGTAAAAATTCCCAATCAATCTTGGGAATTTTCTTCTTGATAAACACAATGTTTAAAAATAAATTGATGGTCTTGAGGTAAATTTTCAAATAAAGCATTTGCTAAATTTCTTATCTCCCAAAGGGCTGATTTTGAACTTCTTAGAGTGATAAAATTCTGTAAACTTCTTGCATTGATAGTTAAGGTTAATTCTGTTTTATAGCTTTCTGGTAAGCAGTATTTTGCTATGTCTAAACTAATGCTATTTTGCAAAATCAAACGCAAATTTTCTAAAGCTTTAATACTTGCATTATCCACCACTTCATTTCCGGTTAATACTAGGTACCTTTTAGCATTTTCAAAGTTATTTTCTTTAAATTCACTTTCATTTCTTAGTTCTTTCAAAGTATATCTTGTGCTTTTTACGCTAGGACTAGTGTGGCGGTGTCTTGCAACTTCTTGTAAGCAT
It includes:
- a CDS encoding urease accessory protein UreE codes for the protein MILLQNKITHYDLNKECDFLELSWFDTFKKILRTTTLKGLDVAIKMPDNKGLNHNDCLYDEDFLILVKIKPEKVLKIHIENEYNLALISYQVGNMHLNLFYKDHKLLTLEQNSIIRFLEKFNIKYEKCEEILEPKYMLDMPSFIQVDPNFKLIKE
- a CDS encoding urease accessory protein UreF is translated as MNKLNFLLLQISDSSFPIGAFSHSFGLESYVNFAYIKNIEDAKKVLKTQLYSNILYFELLALKIAYENANDVENLLIYQRKFLSSIVAKEQSQAYIFLAKRFVKNVSLYGLSNPLLNQYIKENQTPIYPFVYALFCKDNELDFMYESFLFALMSNFINILVKIVPLSQNEGQILLFQLQQDFQNVLSKLQNLSLKDWCENHNILNDYLGIKHQNLAFKIYIS
- the ureG gene encoding urease accessory protein UreG produces the protein MVKIGIGGPVGSGKTALVLNLCQALKDKFSLAVITNDIYTNEDANFLIKQGVLEKERIIGVQTGGCPHTAIREDASCNLEAVELLQERFSDLDLIFIESGGDNLSMTFSPELVDFFIFVIDVAQGEKIPRKGGPAICRSDLMIINKIDLAPYVNASLKIMQEDTLKMRGNRPFIMSNLQTKEGLKEIVTWIKKYTLLKD
- a CDS encoding urease accessory protein UreD; the protein is MFTQKSVFKLTLDTINEKTIIKNSFFTPPFKLMRNFYDKKLTSIYVLNSSAGIFKEDHLSFKIMCKKNTNTAILTQSYEKVYDTKDSFASKNIDFTLEENASFFYMPKPLLLQENANFLQNTKINLASFSKLVYVDFVIFGRVAMNEKFAFKNYDSLTQIYRNDTLILNDKIKINPSYMRENELNFFANYTHYLSIYLFGYDEFYEELKVSFDDINQLFYEGLCIKILSNESEKLLLLQDKLFKFCQNKI
- the queF gene encoding preQ(1) synthase, whose translation is MRYGEKEIKEFSVENMEVWPNDAKNDYVIKITLPEFMCCCPRSGYPDFATIYLEYIPNKLVVELKAIKLYINTFMYKNISHEASINEIYNTLKEKLDPKWIKVVGDFNPRGNVHTVIECRSDLVVPQN
- a CDS encoding outer membrane beta-barrel protein translates to MKLKLFSLVASVALVSNLALADENSGLLLGIDAGWFHTKVRSDLDHSKTKNVKYNGDLEGNIPVFGLRVGYRFNENHRLYGAYNYSSEFSDVINTTRFKIDGEFTTHKFLLGYDFTPKIFEKTRAVLGVYGGYARTDITLKTNFLSLSQNFDGYTYGAKIGALYELNQANEIEFGFKAEQTHYNTRNFYQNVVGSNFYDPKQTNYGLYLGYTYKF
- a CDS encoding alkylphosphonate utilization protein, encoding MPKDANGTELNAGDSVSVVKDLKVKGASTTLKRGTTIKNIKLTNKDTEIEAKVDKFGVIVLKTEFLKKI
- the thyX gene encoding FAD-dependent thymidylate synthase, with the protein product MKITLLNHTPLSVCSHATRTCWQSFDKGDCGGEKDKELIDRVGNKFKHASTLEHLNYTFYIQGISRACLQEVARHRHTSPSVKSTRYTLKELRNESEFKENNFENAKRYLVLTGNEVVDNASIKALENLRLILQNSISLDIAKYCLPESYKTELTLTINARSLQNFITLRSSKSALWEIRNLANALFENLPQDHQFIFKHCVYQEENSQD